In the genome of Deltaproteobacteria bacterium, one region contains:
- a CDS encoding transcriptional regulator: MLTDDEIRTLLEDIEADNVERTLSTNKTDKFCQAICAFANDMPGHNKPGYLFIGADDKTGKIAGIEITDQLLKNLASYRDSGQIVPLPSLTVQKRSFPEGDIAVVEVQPSDMPPVRYRGQVWIRVGPRRGIANEQEERILTERRVHKARTFDMQPCHGCGQGQIVYSLFHDYRNAAVAPEIIEENNRDIFQQMAALGLWDMQNQCVTNAGALLFSDAPRNWLPGSYIQFVRFDGEELESEVVDERQFGNDLRTMLHELDAFLKSLFPSRPVPVSALREKQITPYPYWAVRELLMNAVMHRDYQSNAPVRFYWFSKRIEIQNPGGLYGAAIDFPNQNDYRNPKIAEAMKILGYVNQFGRGIATAQVLLQKNGNPPAEFDVSQPTFFLATVREAGA, from the coding sequence ATGTTGACAGACGATGAGATCAGAACTCTTCTCGAAGATATAGAGGCTGACAATGTGGAGAGGACTCTTTCCACGAATAAAACGGACAAATTCTGTCAAGCCATCTGCGCCTTTGCCAATGACATGCCGGGCCACAATAAGCCGGGGTATCTGTTTATTGGTGCAGATGACAAAACCGGAAAAATCGCGGGTATCGAAATCACGGATCAACTTCTCAAGAATCTTGCCAGTTATCGTGACTCCGGTCAGATCGTGCCTTTGCCGTCTCTCACTGTTCAAAAGCGATCTTTCCCCGAGGGAGACATCGCCGTGGTGGAGGTGCAGCCGTCCGACATGCCGCCTGTACGCTACCGTGGGCAGGTATGGATCCGTGTTGGGCCGCGCCGCGGCATCGCCAATGAACAGGAGGAACGGATACTCACCGAACGTCGGGTGCACAAGGCCAGGACTTTTGACATGCAGCCATGTCATGGATGCGGTCAGGGCCAGATCGTCTATTCCCTATTTCATGACTACCGGAACGCTGCCGTGGCCCCGGAGATCATCGAAGAAAACAATCGCGACATCTTTCAGCAGATGGCCGCTCTGGGATTATGGGACATGCAGAATCAATGTGTTACCAATGCCGGAGCCTTGTTGTTCTCAGATGCGCCCCGGAACTGGCTTCCGGGCTCCTATATCCAGTTTGTCCGCTTTGACGGCGAAGAACTGGAGTCTGAAGTAGTGGACGAACGGCAGTTTGGTAATGATCTCCGCACAATGCTTCACGAGCTTGATGCCTTCTTGAAAAGCCTTTTCCCGTCACGACCCGTCCCGGTTTCTGCGTTAAGAGAAAAACAGATAACCCCCTATCCATACTGGGCAGTTCGGGAACTGCTCATGAACGCGGTGATGCACCGCGATTATCAGTCCAATGCTCCGGTCCGTTTCTATTGGTTTTCCAAGCGGATTGAGATACAGAATCCCGGCGGACTTTATGGTGCTGCGATTGATTTCCCCAATCAGAATGATTATCGAAACCCCAAAATCGCCGAGGCAATGAAAATTCTTGGTTATGTAAATCAATTCGGTCGCGGGATAGCCACAGCCCAAGTGCTTCTGCAAAAAAACGGTAACCCGCCTGCGGAGTTTGATGTCAGCCAGCCAACCTTTTTCCTCGCAACAGTACGGGAGGCCGGAGCATGA